The genomic region ATGGAAAAGATAATCATTCGGGAAATTACGCTTCAGGATATGGAAGTATGGCAAGCCTTGGCAAAAGAGACGTTTTTTGAAACGTTTTCGGAAAATAATTCCGCAGAAAACATGGAGCAGTATCTCGAAAATAGTTTTAATATTCCGAGGTTAACGGCCGAATTAAACAATCCGGATTCACAGTTTTTTATGGCTTGGGATGGGACAATGGCTGTCGGTTATCTAAAGTTAAATTCCGGAACAGCACAAACCGAATTGCAAGACGATACGGCTCTTGAGATCGAACGTATTTATGTGAAAAGCAGCTACCACGGACAAAAAGTGGGTCAGTTGCTATATGAAAAAGCATTGGACACGGCACAAAAGGATCGAAAAGCTTATGTATGGTTGGCCGTATGGGAAGAAAATCACCGGGCGATTCGATTTTATACCAAAAACGGATTCGTGGCTTTTGATACCCATATTTTCAGATTGGGTAATGAGGAACAAACCGATATCATGATGAAAAAGGTTTTGGAGTAAGAGCTGTTCTTATCCATTATAAGGACCGTTTTATAACCCTGCATTCGTGCGGGGTTCATTTTTTAACCCGTTTTTCTTCGTCATTTATTAAATTCAAATTTGTAAAATCTGTTTTTGTTTATCAATTCCGGAAGATATCGGGAAAATTACGATGTAGTTTGAGGTAAAATGCTAATTTTGCGGAATACACACTAAAGTTGTTAAACCGGAAAGTGTTTTTTAGAAGATAAACAATAAATAGATAGCGAAATTGCTATTATTGCAAATAATGGCAATACCGATTTTTAATAAGTAACGAAACGATTATGTCTGACGAAATGAAAACATGTCCGCAATGCGGATCGCCTTACGGGTATTATTTAAATGATGAAGCGTATGCTTGTCCGGAATGTACACACGAGTGGAATCCTGCCGAAGTAGGTTCGCAAGAAGTTCTGGTGATAAAAGATTCAAATGGGAATATTTTACAGGATGGCGATGCGGTAATTGTAATTAAAGACCTTCCGGTTAAAGGTGCTAAAGGGCCGATTAAAGCGGGAACCAAAGTAAAAAATATCCGTCTTACCGATGGTGATCATAATATCGACTGTAAAATCGATGGTTTTGGAGCAATGGCTTTAAAGTCGGAATTTGTTCGAAAAGCTTAAGTATCAAATTCAAAATATAAAAGGACATACTATCGAGTATGTCCTTTTATATTTAATGACTTTCGGCATATTTTTTAAAGTTGTTTAAAATAGCTTGCCATCCGTTTTGTTGCATTTCAATTGGATTTTGATTTTCCGGATCAAAGGTAATAATAAGATCGGTTGCGTTATCGTTTTCATGGAAAGTTACGGTTACTTGTCGGCTGTCTGGCATGGTGTAGCTAAAGTGTTTGCCATCGCTGATTTCGTTATAAATGGCTTCAAATTCAAAACCAAAACTACCGTCCCGAGCTTCCATTCGGGCGCTATAGGTACCGCCAACCTGCATGTCGTTTGTCGCTTTCGGACAATGCCAGGATGGATCAGCAAAGTTCCATTGGGTAATGTGTTCCGGTTGTGTGTAATAATTCCAGACTTTGTCTTTGTCAGCAGAAATAGTAGCGTTAATTGTGATTTTAGACATATGTTATCGGGTTAAGATTAATAGTAATTCGTCCAGTTTTTCAAGTGTGGCAATCATTCCCGGTTCCATGCCCATTTGAATTACGGTTTCCAGATCGGATAAGGATTTATAGGTTACAATGGTTTCGACCAACGTATTGTCGCCTTTATCGGTAAAGTTTACCAGCCAGTCGGAACTGGGAAGGTCTTTGTTCAAATCGCCGGCTTCATTAGCAAAAGCATCCCAGGCCGTGTAGTAATCGATTGGTTTGATTTTCTGGTAGGCCATCCAGTTCCAATATTCGGTACCGTTGGGTTCGATCATCGCATAATGCCAATGACCGCCTTCGCTAAAATCCATCGTTTTGGTTTTGGTGGTTAACGGTTTTGGCGCAAACCACTGATCCAATAGTTCTCTTTTGGTATAACAATCCCAAACCAATTGACGGTTGGCCATAAACTCACGTCTAATAGTCAAAGTGTTCTTCTCCTTGTCGGCAAGGAAATCAAACTGTAAATTGTGTTTCATTTTTGTTGGTTTTTAAGGTGGTCTAATAGGTTGTCGAGTTGTTCGAAACGGCTTTCCCATATCGTGCGGAATTGTTCCAGCCATTGATCAATTTCTTTCATCTTGTCGATTTCAAGCTGGTAATAAATTTCCCGTCCTTGTTGTTCCTGTTTTAACAACTGACATTCGGTTAGTATTTTCAGGTGTTTGGAAACAGCCTGCCGCGTCGTGTTAAAATGTTCGGCTATCGCATTGGGGGTCATTGCCTGTACGGCAATCAATGTGAGTATGGCTCTTCGGGTTGGGTCGGCAATGGCTTGAAATATATCGCGTCGCATAATCTGTTCTTTTTTATATGAAACCAATCAGTTGCAAATATATATGAAACTATTCGGTTGCGCAAATGATTTTAAATAAAAAATCAATAGGCATAAAAAAAACAGCCGATTTTCTGACTGGTTTTTAGGGGTTTACTTTGGAAATAGTGAGATTTACTACATTCGGTTGGTTTCTTCATTAAGCGAAGCAGCTTTGACCGATTTGGATTTTCCACCGCCAAAATAATACGTTGCCTGCACATAAAAGCGTCGGGTTTCCCATCGGTTGGTCCAATCGGTAGTCACATTTTGAATTTCTGTAACACGTTGGTAGAAACTTTTTTTCAGAATATTAGTACAACCACCGGATAACTGTAGCGTTTTGTTGAACAGGTTCTTTTTTGCCGATACGCTAAAGTCGCCAATGGCTTTCGAATAGCCGTTTGGTGTGGTCGAACGTCCGACATAAAATCCGTTTATATTGAGTGTCCAGTCTTTAAAAGTGAAGTTTTCATACAAATTGATCTCGTGACGGAAACCGTTACCCTGATATGAAAATTCGGGAATATCCGACGATTCGCTAGAGTAAGTGCCTTCAAAGTTGAATTGCATCGTCCACCATGGCGCTATCTGGTAGGGATAGGTGGCCGAAAATCCGATTTTCTTTCCGGTCGACGCATTGGCTTTATAGTTGATGTTGTAGTTTCCTTCCGGTTGATAGGCAATCACATCGGTAAAACCATTGTTGTATAAATAACCATAGAGGCTTAGATGTAAAGCACTTTTATAAATATAACTCAA from Flavobacterium sp. WV_118_3 harbors:
- a CDS encoding helix-turn-helix transcriptional regulator, whose amino-acid sequence is MRRDIFQAIADPTRRAILTLIAVQAMTPNAIAEHFNTTRQAVSKHLKILTECQLLKQEQQGREIYYQLEIDKMKEIDQWLEQFRTIWESRFEQLDNLLDHLKNQQK
- a CDS encoding SRPBCC family protein — protein: MSKITINATISADKDKVWNYYTQPEHITQWNFADPSWHCPKATNDMQVGGTYSARMEARDGSFGFEFEAIYNEISDGKHFSYTMPDSRQVTVTFHENDNATDLIITFDPENQNPIEMQQNGWQAILNNFKKYAESH
- a CDS encoding zinc ribbon domain-containing protein YjdM, which produces MSDEMKTCPQCGSPYGYYLNDEAYACPECTHEWNPAEVGSQEVLVIKDSNGNILQDGDAVIVIKDLPVKGAKGPIKAGTKVKNIRLTDGDHNIDCKIDGFGAMALKSEFVRKA
- a CDS encoding GNAT family N-acetyltransferase, coding for MEKIIIREITLQDMEVWQALAKETFFETFSENNSAENMEQYLENSFNIPRLTAELNNPDSQFFMAWDGTMAVGYLKLNSGTAQTELQDDTALEIERIYVKSSYHGQKVGQLLYEKALDTAQKDRKAYVWLAVWEENHRAIRFYTKNGFVAFDTHIFRLGNEEQTDIMMKKVLE
- a CDS encoding SRPBCC domain-containing protein; its protein translation is MKHNLQFDFLADKEKNTLTIRREFMANRQLVWDCYTKRELLDQWFAPKPLTTKTKTMDFSEGGHWHYAMIEPNGTEYWNWMAYQKIKPIDYYTAWDAFANEAGDLNKDLPSSDWLVNFTDKGDNTLVETIVTYKSLSDLETVIQMGMEPGMIATLEKLDELLLILTR